From Argopecten irradians isolate NY chromosome 2, Ai_NY, whole genome shotgun sequence, the proteins below share one genomic window:
- the LOC138314620 gene encoding SRC kinase signaling inhibitor 1-like isoform X9, translating into MYVGLISVRPYTGKYVYEFAPVQVKQNHHGSLDDVKGGYSSEPDTIVWTTNNANYSAIQSRSLPQKPTSGQSQEQHRKNVPRKNPRRHTVGGATLMQESPEDTADDSARKREAFMELLAKRYPQYRDKISGTASEEGFPIGGRRTRDPTRRATVVTYNPGSVSGDYEESETMSNVEGPVSNFSRGGYMRSSLPIVRSPPNTYERPMGFVFLIYREETRRAVLPNEITHLDTVRAMFVRAFPQKLNLEILESPRRKIYILEPKSSIYYQLEDLRDIRDRAVLKIHECDSFEPQKIKEPAPETRGKLVQPPAGQRGPGFPGDSPATAITDHVRKAQTMPASMAHSYPTYVEMEYERPRSQTPDPVRMSRSQGSSSGTYGRVMYQSPERQLSLERPNLRPIPENHQMQNGYIPNNKVQYDDMDGRGQPIYGHLTSSRSQPPPGDPLRRAFSPPPSSAVSQDYDHFRAPGGPAPGAPPQTYVAHGTRASNVSAPQRATGPGNDPRHAMHNNRHSLAFTPMADKTVSPTKPTVTNGVPRSQSYRVAPDTDRSVSLPQRPRSVTPQPVPPDVDPKYDDWFRMDKMEAQIANLAAWVQTAVVSTNSSRASSVRSGASTTPSDIAGSQFGSTPGKVEEDGENKGLSDLSTASQTTLTPGIKEGILNIKKQTTELRSDLRNIRRLHQLNKECIQESIQETLEKITKVLSTVPGSENQVLRKQRSETDVHLKSYISDKAMAFTELSDLEACVEELRFDVLSRHCLVNMADVEGMALLLSQVARCLGELKGLFPSLQEEVKHVLAGEMEVVVKEEKFLKDEPESLEEGLKRCKKLTNTLFTLKRLASVQEHRPHQKTGQTLGGKLPTDGDRKHLLDNISALVPDHNARIQKLEEADASRERKKKIVVKQEALKFGRSLEMATRSLKPASSKEQLEKGNEVTVQGTETQGTGSKVKGSPSLVHKTTSSTTDAPTKSSSLPPSGDKVRVVKDKQTERTKSEPRPFLTEKSRSLDNQLDSRDLAMSDSTVMRKPAVVVSAELPSASKCVPVESSKSQVNGDRMAAGKPVTTNGKNGSSKRSKSVDSGAMDEKDVKRNAEILRIQKNAARANFFSSITTPPTSPEEEKKSASTPNGAKAMDYTVRMSPVKVTVCGETQYTVTPSGSNTHRNTVPGSSGKPTFLPVSSKREKSSESKSATPSPTTPSYVITPGGTRVSNIPRISPQKTGASVQIRDITEPKISSSSKDSVSSSANGSSAKSNGKVTEKVERKASVDNGADTRQKRAPPPPPPRKSSSRPSSSINPHGPVSPVHSEADPQDSSVVTGHRMGPALNVGTLTSTPKAGITHKPTTKFEKDLAGGKSVSSLGNGEKRKTESTKADKVETPVSKSDNVPVAALKFDDASDQSEAAAVARREEREGSSESTTSSSSLDSQQGTVVLRCTSKSNRKPKPPPPARRSSLPLGNNPPVERTHSSGRSKVNGRRESEGELG; encoded by the exons GACTCTGCACGGAAGCGGGAAGCGTTTATGGAACTGTTGGCCAAACGCTACCCCCAATATCGTGACAAAATCAGTGGTACGGCCAGTGAGGAGGGTTTTCCTATCGGG GGTCGTAGGACACGTGACCCTACACGGAGAGCTACAGTTGTGACCTATAACCCTGGGAGTGTGTCAGGTGACTATGAGGAATCAGAAACTATGTCAAATGTGGAGGGACCGGTCAGTAATTTCTCCAGAGGGGGCTATATGCGATCAAGTCTGCCCATCGTGCGGTCACCACCCAACACCTATGAGAGACCAATGG GATTTGTATTTCTGATCTATCGTGAAGAGACGAGGCGTGCTGTGTTGCCCAATGAGATCACTCACTTGGATACAGTACGGGCCATGTTTGTACGAGCTTTTCCACAGAAACTTAACCTGGAAATATTAGAGTCACCGCGCAGGAAGATCTACATCCTGGAGCCTAAAAGTTCTATCTATTATCAACTGGAAGATTTACG GGACATCCGTGACCGAGCTGTACTGAAGATACACGAGTGTGACAGTTTCGAGCCTCAGAAGATCAAGGAGCCTGCCCCTGAGACCAGGGGCAAGCTTGTACAGCCCCCTGCTGGGCAGAGGGGACCGGGATTCCCTGGGGACTCCCCTGCTACAGCCATTACTGACCAT GTACGGAAAGCCCAGACAATGCCTGCCAGCATGGCTCATTCCTATCCGACCTATGTAGAAATGGAGTATGAAAGGCCAAGATCACAGACACCAGACCCAGTCCGAATGTCAAGGAGTCAGGGGTCATCGTCAGGGACATACGGTCGGGTCATGTACCAGTCCCCTGAACGCCAACTCTCACTTGAACGACCAAACCTAAGACCAATTCCTGAAAATCACCAGATGCAAAATGGCTACATTCCCAATAATAAGGTTCAGTACGATGACATGGACGGCAGAGGCCAACCAATATATGGCCATCTGACAAGCAGTCGAAGTCAGCCTCCCCCTGGGGATCCTCTCCGGAGAGCATTTTCTCCTCCCCCCTCTAGTGCAGTTTCGCAAGATTATGATCATTTTCGAGCACCAGGAGGGCCAGCACCGGGAGCACCGCCTCAGACATACGTTGCCCATGGCACAAGGGCGAGCAATGTTTCAGCACCGCAAAGGGCCACAGGACCAGGCAATGATCCAA gGCACGCTATGCATAACAATCGCCATTCCTTAGCATTCACTCCTATGGCCGATAAAACAGTTTCCCCGACAAAGCCTACAGTTACCAATGGAGTGCCCAGGTCTCAGAGTTACCGCGTTGCTCCAGATACCGATAGATCTGTCTCGTTACCACAGCGACCACGCAGCGTGACGCCGCAACCTGTACCACCTGACGTAGACCCAAAGTATGATGATTG GTTTCGTATGGACAAGATGGAGGCCCAGATAGCCAATCTAGCTGCCTGGGTACAGACTGCCGTCGTGTCCACCAACTCAAGTCGCGCCAGCAGTGTCCGCAGTGGGGCAAGTACCACACCCTCCGACATCGCAGGCTCACAATTCGGGAGTACACCTGGAA AAGTAGAAGAGGATGGTGAAaataaag GTTTATCTGATCTTTCGACGGCATCACAAACAACCTTGACCCCAGGAATAAAGGAAGGAATCCTTAACATCAAGAAGCAGACGACAGAACTTCGCTCTGATTTACGTAATATTCGGCGGCTTCACCAACTCAATAAGGAGTGTATACAGGAGTCAATTCAAGAGACGTTGGAGAAAATTACC AAAGTTTTATCTACTGTTCCGGGCTCAGAGAACCAAGTCCTTCGTAAACAGCGCAGTGAAACTGATGTCCATTTAAAATCCTACATCAGTGACAAGGCTATGGCGTTTACAGAACTAAG TGACCTTGAGGCATGTGTAGAAGAGCTTCGGTTTGATGTTCTGTCTAGACATTGTCTAGTGAACATGGCTGATGTGGAAGGGATGGCTCTTCTTCTTAGTCAAGTGGCTCGGTGTCTAGGGGAACTCAAAG GTCTATTTCCATCACTACAAGAAGAAGTCAAACATGTGCTGGCGGGTGAAATGGAGGTAGTGGTCAAGGAAGAAAA ATTCCTGAAAGATGAGCCTGAAAGTTTGGAAGAAGGTTTAAAACGTTGCAAGAAACTTACCAATACACTGTTTACATTAAAAAG ACTTGCCTCAGTACAAGAACATCGTCCCCATCAGAAAACTGGACAGACGTTGGGAGGTAAACTACCTACAGATGGTGACCGTAAACATCTCCTCGACAACATCTCAGCCCTCGTCCCCGACCATAACGCTCGCATACAGAAACTGGAG GAGGCAGATGCCTCAAGggaaaggaagaaaaaaatagtaGTTAAACAGGAAGCTTTAAAGTTTGGGAGGTCACTAGAAATGGCAACTCGAAGTCTGAAGCCAGCTTCTTCCAAGGAACAGTTGGAAAAGGGAAATGAAGTGACAGTTCAGGGCACTGAGACACAAGGTACAGGATCAAAGGTAAAAGGCTCACCAAGTCTTGTGCATAAAACTACCTCAAGTACAACAGATGCACCAACAAAATCATCCTCTCTTCCTCCCAGTGGAGATAAAGTGCGAGTGGTAAAAGACAAACAGACAGAACGGACAAAGAGTGAGCCTCGGCCTTTCCTAACGGAAAAAAGTCGATCATTGGACAACCAGTTAGATTCGAGAGATCTTGCCATGTCTGACTCAACAGTCATGAGGAAGCCAGCTGTAGTGGTTAGTGCTGAGCTGCCGTCTGCCAGTAAGTGTGTACCTGTGGAAAGCTCTAAAAGTCAAGTTAATGGTGACAGAATGGCTGCTGGTAAGCCAGTTACAACAAACGGTAAAAACGGCAGTTCAAAGCGCTCAAAAAGTGTGGACAGTGGTGCCATGGATGAGAAAGATGTAAAACGAAACGCTGAAATTCTGAGAATTCAGAAAAACGCTGCTCGAGCAAATTTCTTCAGTTCAATTACAACACCTCCTACATCTCCAGAGGAGGAGAAAAAATCAGCGTCTACCCCTAATGGGGCGAAGGCAATGGACTATACTGTACGAATGTCTcctgtcaaggtcacagtgtgTGGAGAAACTCAATACACTGTTACTCCCTCTGGCTCAAACACACATCGGAACACAGTGCCAGGCTCCTCTGGCAAGCCTACATTCTTACCTGTATCCTCCAAAAGGGAGAAATCTAGTGAGAGTAAAAGTGCCACACCGTCTCCCACTACCCCGAGTTATGTAATAACCCCAGGAGGTACACGTGTTAGTAACATTCCAAGGATCTCTCCTCAAAAAACTGGTGCTTCTGTACAAATCCGTGATATAACTGAACCAAAGATTTCATCGTCATCTAAAGATTCTGTGTCATCAAGTGCAAATGGATCAAGTGCAAAATCAAACGGTAAAGTGACTGAGAAAGTAGAGAGGAAAGCTAGTGTAGACAATGGAGCAGACACGAGACAAAAGAGGGCTCCACCTCCCCCACCTCCCAGGAAAAGTAGTAGTCGCCCAAGTTCTTCCATAAATCCCCATGGGCCTGTGTCTCCGGTCCATTCTGAGGCTGACCCCCAGGACTCCAGTGTTGTGACTGGTCATCGTATGGGGCCGGCCCTGAACGTTGGCACTCTCACATCAACGCCCAAGGCTGGTATCACACATAAGCCCactacaaaatttgaaaaagatttAGCTGGTGGCAAAAGTGTAAGTAGCTTAGGCAATGGTGAAAAGAGGAAAACAGAATCTACAAAGGCTGATAAAGTCGAAACTCCTGTGTCAAAATCAGACAATGTACCAGTAGCAGCATTGAAATTTGACGATGCATCTGATCAAAGTGAGGCTGCGGCAGTAGCGAGGCGGGAGGAGCGAGAGGGAAGCAGTGAGAGTACCACAAGTTCTAGTTCACTGGACTCACAACAGGGTACAGTAGTGCTGAGGTGTACCAGTAAATCTAACAGGAAACCCAAACCTCCACCTCCAGCTCGCCGCTCTAGTCTGCCTCTCGGCAACAACCCTCCTGTAGAAAGGACCCACAGTAGTGGCAGGTCAAAGGTGAATGGGAGACGAGAGAGCGAGGGAGAGTTGGGCTGA
- the LOC138314620 gene encoding SRC kinase signaling inhibitor 1-like isoform X10, translating to MQESPEDTADDSARKREAFMELLAKRYPQYRDKISGTASEEGFPIGGRRTRDPTRRATVVTYNPGSVSGDYEESETMSNVEGPVSNFSRGGYMRSSLPIVRSPPNTYERPMGFVFLIYREETRRAVLPNEITHLDTVRAMFVRAFPQKLNLEILESPRRKIYILEPKSSIYYQLEDLRDIRDRAVLKIHECDSFEPQKIKEPAPETRGKLVQPPAGQRGPGFPGDSPATAITDHVRKAQTMPASMAHSYPTYVEMEYERPRSQTPDPVRMSRSQGSSSGTYGRVMYQSPERQLSLERPNLRPIPENHQMQNGYIPNNKVQYDDMDGRGQPIYGHLTSSRSQPPPGDPLRRAFSPPPSSAVSQDYDHFRAPGGPAPGAPPQTYVAHGTRASNVSAPQRATGPGNDPRHAMHNNRHSLAFTPMADKTVSPTKPTVTNGVPRSQSYRVAPDTDRSVSLPQRPRSVTPQPVPPDVDPKYDDWFRMDKMEAQIANLAAWVQTAVVSTNSSRASSVRSGASTTPSDIAGSQFGSTPGKVEEDGENKGLSDLSTASQTTLTPGIKEGILNIKKQTTELRSDLRNIRRLHQLNKECIQESIQETLEKITKVLSTVPGSENQVLRKQRSETDVHLKSYISDKAMAFTELSDLEACVEELRFDVLSRHCLVNMADVEGMALLLSQVARCLGELKGLFPSLQEEVKHVLAGEMEVVVKEEKFLKDEPESLEEGLKRCKKLTNTLFTLKRLASVQEHRPHQKTGQTLGGKLPTDGDRKHLLDNISALVPDHNARIQKLEEADASRERKKKIVVKQEALKFGRSLEMATRSLKPASSKEQLEKGNEVTVQGTETQGTGSKVKGSPSLVHKTTSSTTDAPTKSSSLPPSGDKVRVVKDKQTERTKSEPRPFLTEKSRSLDNQLDSRDLAMSDSTVMRKPAVVVSAELPSASKCVPVESSKSQVNGDRMAAGKPVTTNGKNGSSKRSKSVDSGAMDEKDVKRNAEILRIQKNAARANFFSSITTPPTSPEEEKKSASTPNGAKAMDYTVRMSPVKVTVCGETQYTVTPSGSNTHRNTVPGSSGKPTFLPVSSKREKSSESKSATPSPTTPSYVITPGGTRVSNIPRISPQKTGASVQIRDITEPKISSSSKDSVSSSANGSSAKSNGKVTEKVERKASVDNGADTRQKRAPPPPPPRKSSSRPSSSINPHGPVSPVHSEADPQDSSVVTGHRMGPALNVGTLTSTPKAGITHKPTTKFEKDLAGGKSVSSLGNGEKRKTESTKADKVETPVSKSDNVPVAALKFDDASDQSEAAAVARREEREGSSESTTSSSSLDSQQGTVVLRCTSKSNRKPKPPPPARRSSLPLGNNPPVERTHSSGRSKVNGRRESEGELG from the exons GACTCTGCACGGAAGCGGGAAGCGTTTATGGAACTGTTGGCCAAACGCTACCCCCAATATCGTGACAAAATCAGTGGTACGGCCAGTGAGGAGGGTTTTCCTATCGGG GGTCGTAGGACACGTGACCCTACACGGAGAGCTACAGTTGTGACCTATAACCCTGGGAGTGTGTCAGGTGACTATGAGGAATCAGAAACTATGTCAAATGTGGAGGGACCGGTCAGTAATTTCTCCAGAGGGGGCTATATGCGATCAAGTCTGCCCATCGTGCGGTCACCACCCAACACCTATGAGAGACCAATGG GATTTGTATTTCTGATCTATCGTGAAGAGACGAGGCGTGCTGTGTTGCCCAATGAGATCACTCACTTGGATACAGTACGGGCCATGTTTGTACGAGCTTTTCCACAGAAACTTAACCTGGAAATATTAGAGTCACCGCGCAGGAAGATCTACATCCTGGAGCCTAAAAGTTCTATCTATTATCAACTGGAAGATTTACG GGACATCCGTGACCGAGCTGTACTGAAGATACACGAGTGTGACAGTTTCGAGCCTCAGAAGATCAAGGAGCCTGCCCCTGAGACCAGGGGCAAGCTTGTACAGCCCCCTGCTGGGCAGAGGGGACCGGGATTCCCTGGGGACTCCCCTGCTACAGCCATTACTGACCAT GTACGGAAAGCCCAGACAATGCCTGCCAGCATGGCTCATTCCTATCCGACCTATGTAGAAATGGAGTATGAAAGGCCAAGATCACAGACACCAGACCCAGTCCGAATGTCAAGGAGTCAGGGGTCATCGTCAGGGACATACGGTCGGGTCATGTACCAGTCCCCTGAACGCCAACTCTCACTTGAACGACCAAACCTAAGACCAATTCCTGAAAATCACCAGATGCAAAATGGCTACATTCCCAATAATAAGGTTCAGTACGATGACATGGACGGCAGAGGCCAACCAATATATGGCCATCTGACAAGCAGTCGAAGTCAGCCTCCCCCTGGGGATCCTCTCCGGAGAGCATTTTCTCCTCCCCCCTCTAGTGCAGTTTCGCAAGATTATGATCATTTTCGAGCACCAGGAGGGCCAGCACCGGGAGCACCGCCTCAGACATACGTTGCCCATGGCACAAGGGCGAGCAATGTTTCAGCACCGCAAAGGGCCACAGGACCAGGCAATGATCCAA gGCACGCTATGCATAACAATCGCCATTCCTTAGCATTCACTCCTATGGCCGATAAAACAGTTTCCCCGACAAAGCCTACAGTTACCAATGGAGTGCCCAGGTCTCAGAGTTACCGCGTTGCTCCAGATACCGATAGATCTGTCTCGTTACCACAGCGACCACGCAGCGTGACGCCGCAACCTGTACCACCTGACGTAGACCCAAAGTATGATGATTG GTTTCGTATGGACAAGATGGAGGCCCAGATAGCCAATCTAGCTGCCTGGGTACAGACTGCCGTCGTGTCCACCAACTCAAGTCGCGCCAGCAGTGTCCGCAGTGGGGCAAGTACCACACCCTCCGACATCGCAGGCTCACAATTCGGGAGTACACCTGGAA AAGTAGAAGAGGATGGTGAAaataaag GTTTATCTGATCTTTCGACGGCATCACAAACAACCTTGACCCCAGGAATAAAGGAAGGAATCCTTAACATCAAGAAGCAGACGACAGAACTTCGCTCTGATTTACGTAATATTCGGCGGCTTCACCAACTCAATAAGGAGTGTATACAGGAGTCAATTCAAGAGACGTTGGAGAAAATTACC AAAGTTTTATCTACTGTTCCGGGCTCAGAGAACCAAGTCCTTCGTAAACAGCGCAGTGAAACTGATGTCCATTTAAAATCCTACATCAGTGACAAGGCTATGGCGTTTACAGAACTAAG TGACCTTGAGGCATGTGTAGAAGAGCTTCGGTTTGATGTTCTGTCTAGACATTGTCTAGTGAACATGGCTGATGTGGAAGGGATGGCTCTTCTTCTTAGTCAAGTGGCTCGGTGTCTAGGGGAACTCAAAG GTCTATTTCCATCACTACAAGAAGAAGTCAAACATGTGCTGGCGGGTGAAATGGAGGTAGTGGTCAAGGAAGAAAA ATTCCTGAAAGATGAGCCTGAAAGTTTGGAAGAAGGTTTAAAACGTTGCAAGAAACTTACCAATACACTGTTTACATTAAAAAG ACTTGCCTCAGTACAAGAACATCGTCCCCATCAGAAAACTGGACAGACGTTGGGAGGTAAACTACCTACAGATGGTGACCGTAAACATCTCCTCGACAACATCTCAGCCCTCGTCCCCGACCATAACGCTCGCATACAGAAACTGGAG GAGGCAGATGCCTCAAGggaaaggaagaaaaaaatagtaGTTAAACAGGAAGCTTTAAAGTTTGGGAGGTCACTAGAAATGGCAACTCGAAGTCTGAAGCCAGCTTCTTCCAAGGAACAGTTGGAAAAGGGAAATGAAGTGACAGTTCAGGGCACTGAGACACAAGGTACAGGATCAAAGGTAAAAGGCTCACCAAGTCTTGTGCATAAAACTACCTCAAGTACAACAGATGCACCAACAAAATCATCCTCTCTTCCTCCCAGTGGAGATAAAGTGCGAGTGGTAAAAGACAAACAGACAGAACGGACAAAGAGTGAGCCTCGGCCTTTCCTAACGGAAAAAAGTCGATCATTGGACAACCAGTTAGATTCGAGAGATCTTGCCATGTCTGACTCAACAGTCATGAGGAAGCCAGCTGTAGTGGTTAGTGCTGAGCTGCCGTCTGCCAGTAAGTGTGTACCTGTGGAAAGCTCTAAAAGTCAAGTTAATGGTGACAGAATGGCTGCTGGTAAGCCAGTTACAACAAACGGTAAAAACGGCAGTTCAAAGCGCTCAAAAAGTGTGGACAGTGGTGCCATGGATGAGAAAGATGTAAAACGAAACGCTGAAATTCTGAGAATTCAGAAAAACGCTGCTCGAGCAAATTTCTTCAGTTCAATTACAACACCTCCTACATCTCCAGAGGAGGAGAAAAAATCAGCGTCTACCCCTAATGGGGCGAAGGCAATGGACTATACTGTACGAATGTCTcctgtcaaggtcacagtgtgTGGAGAAACTCAATACACTGTTACTCCCTCTGGCTCAAACACACATCGGAACACAGTGCCAGGCTCCTCTGGCAAGCCTACATTCTTACCTGTATCCTCCAAAAGGGAGAAATCTAGTGAGAGTAAAAGTGCCACACCGTCTCCCACTACCCCGAGTTATGTAATAACCCCAGGAGGTACACGTGTTAGTAACATTCCAAGGATCTCTCCTCAAAAAACTGGTGCTTCTGTACAAATCCGTGATATAACTGAACCAAAGATTTCATCGTCATCTAAAGATTCTGTGTCATCAAGTGCAAATGGATCAAGTGCAAAATCAAACGGTAAAGTGACTGAGAAAGTAGAGAGGAAAGCTAGTGTAGACAATGGAGCAGACACGAGACAAAAGAGGGCTCCACCTCCCCCACCTCCCAGGAAAAGTAGTAGTCGCCCAAGTTCTTCCATAAATCCCCATGGGCCTGTGTCTCCGGTCCATTCTGAGGCTGACCCCCAGGACTCCAGTGTTGTGACTGGTCATCGTATGGGGCCGGCCCTGAACGTTGGCACTCTCACATCAACGCCCAAGGCTGGTATCACACATAAGCCCactacaaaatttgaaaaagatttAGCTGGTGGCAAAAGTGTAAGTAGCTTAGGCAATGGTGAAAAGAGGAAAACAGAATCTACAAAGGCTGATAAAGTCGAAACTCCTGTGTCAAAATCAGACAATGTACCAGTAGCAGCATTGAAATTTGACGATGCATCTGATCAAAGTGAGGCTGCGGCAGTAGCGAGGCGGGAGGAGCGAGAGGGAAGCAGTGAGAGTACCACAAGTTCTAGTTCACTGGACTCACAACAGGGTACAGTAGTGCTGAGGTGTACCAGTAAATCTAACAGGAAACCCAAACCTCCACCTCCAGCTCGCCGCTCTAGTCTGCCTCTCGGCAACAACCCTCCTGTAGAAAGGACCCACAGTAGTGGCAGGTCAAAGGTGAATGGGAGACGAGAGAGCGAGGGAGAGTTGGGCTGA